From the unidentified bacterial endosymbiont genome, one window contains:
- a CDS encoding DUF202 domain-containing protein produces MADSRKLRREADPGLQPERTSLAWLRTLLGYGALIALAIKHNWHRTGGPMWISLIVLAMVAIILWRYTRSRNLMDVAQDDFAQPKAVRDKLLIALAVLSLSLLFAVSHIQQILNL; encoded by the coding sequence ATGGCGGATAGCCGCAAATTGCGACGTGAAGCCGACCCTGGCCTTCAGCCGGAGCGGACCTCCCTTGCCTGGCTGCGCACACTGTTGGGATACGGTGCGCTGATCGCGCTGGCGATTAAGCACAACTGGCACCGCACGGGCGGGCCAATGTGGATCTCATTAATTGTGCTGGCGATGGTGGCGATTATTCTATGGCGTTATACCCGCAGCCGTAACCTGATGGACGTGGCGCAGGATGATTTTGCGCAGCCGAAGGCAGTGCGAGATAAGTTACTGATCGCCCTGGCTGTTTTATCCCTGTCACTGCTGTTTGCGGTCAGCCATATCCAGCAAATTTTAAACCTGTAG
- the dsdA gene encoding D-serine ammonia-lyase codes for MKNAIITTLTAQFPLVEELIALQETTWLNPRATTLAEGLPYVGLTKADVDDAHFRLNRFAPYLAKAFPETAATRGIIESELVAIPAMHKRLEREFAKAIPGTLLLKKDSHLPISGSIKARGGIYEVLAHAEKLVLSAGLLSSDDDYSILLEPRFKDFFSRYSIAVGSTGNLGMSIGIISARIGFKVTVHMSADAREWKKATLRSHGVHVVEYEQDYGVAVEQGRKAALSDANCFFIDDENSRTLFLGYAVAGERLKAQFAAQGRVVDAAHPLYVYLPCGVGGGPGGVAFGLKLAFGDNVHCFFAEPTHSPCMLLGVYTGLHDDIAVQDLGIDNVTAADGLAVGRASGFVGRAMERLLAGFYTLSDRSMYDMLGWLAQEEGIRLEPSALAGMAGPLRVKAEANVTHLVWATGGGMVPEDEMATYLAKGR; via the coding sequence ATGAAAAACGCAATTATTACCACGTTAACCGCACAGTTTCCTCTGGTTGAGGAGCTGATTGCCCTGCAAGAAACGACCTGGCTTAACCCACGCGCCACTACGCTTGCTGAGGGGTTGCCGTATGTCGGGTTAACCAAAGCCGATGTGGATGACGCCCATTTTCGCCTGAACCGCTTCGCGCCGTATCTGGCAAAAGCATTCCCGGAAACGGCGGCCACCCGCGGGATTATCGAATCTGAACTGGTGGCGATACCGGCGATGCATAAGCGGCTGGAGCGGGAGTTTGCTAAGGCGATCCCCGGAACGCTGCTGCTGAAAAAGGACAGCCATCTGCCCATTTCCGGCTCCATTAAGGCGCGTGGCGGCATCTATGAAGTGCTGGCGCATGCGGAAAAACTGGTGCTGTCAGCCGGTTTGCTCAGTAGTGATGACGATTACAGCATCCTGCTGGAGCCGCGCTTTAAAGACTTCTTCAGCCGGTACAGCATCGCGGTAGGCTCTACCGGCAACCTGGGGATGTCCATCGGTATCATCAGCGCGCGCATCGGCTTTAAGGTGACAGTCCATATGTCCGCTGACGCCCGGGAATGGAAAAAAGCCACGCTGCGCAGCCACGGCGTGCATGTCGTAGAGTATGAGCAGGATTATGGCGTCGCGGTGGAGCAAGGGCGAAAAGCCGCGCTAAGCGATGCGAACTGTTTCTTCATTGACGATGAAAATTCCCGCACCCTGTTCCTCGGTTATGCGGTGGCGGGCGAGCGTCTGAAGGCGCAGTTTGCCGCCCAGGGTCGGGTGGTAGATGCCGCACATCCACTGTATGTCTACCTGCCATGTGGCGTCGGCGGCGGCCCTGGCGGCGTGGCGTTTGGTCTTAAACTGGCGTTTGGCGATAACGTACACTGTTTCTTTGCCGAACCAACTCACTCACCTTGCATGCTGCTGGGCGTCTACACCGGCCTGCACGATGACATTGCGGTTCAGGATCTCGGGATCGATAACGTAACGGCTGCGGACGGACTGGCCGTAGGACGTGCATCGGGTTTCGTGGGCCGCGCGATGGAACGCCTGCTCGCCGGGTTCTATACGCTTTCCGATCGGAGTATGTATGACATGCTCGGCTGGCTGGCGCAGGAAGAGGGGATCCGTCTCGAACCCTCTGCCCTGGCGGGAATGGCCGGACCGCTACGCGTAAAGGCGGAAGCTAACGTTACCCATCTGGTCTGGGCGACCGGCGGCGGGATGGTGCCGGAAGACGAAATGGCGACGTATTTAGCGAAAGGACGTTAA
- a CDS encoding YidH family protein: MKISRLGEAPDYRFSLANERTFLAWIRTALGFLAAGVGLDQLAPDFATPLIREALALLLCLFAGILAIYGYLRWLRNEKAMRLKHDLPYTRGLLLISAMLLAVAGVVMVLVFYGG, translated from the coding sequence ATGAAAATTTCCCGTCTCGGCGAAGCGCCGGATTACCGCTTCTCTTTAGCTAATGAGCGGACATTTCTGGCGTGGATCCGCACCGCACTGGGCTTTCTGGCTGCCGGTGTTGGCCTTGATCAGCTGGCGCCCGATTTTGCCACCCCTTTGATTCGTGAAGCGCTGGCGCTGCTGCTGTGTCTGTTTGCGGGTATACTGGCGATCTATGGTTATCTGCGCTGGTTACGCAACGAAAAAGCGATGCGTCTGAAGCACGATCTCCCTTATACGCGCGGGCTGCTGTTAATTAGCGCGATGCTGCTGGCGGTGGCGGGCGTGGTGATGGTGCTGGTGTTCTATGGCGGATAG
- the dsdX gene encoding D-serine transporter DsdX yields the protein MGSQVWVVATLLTSIVLIVLTIVKLKFHPFLALLLASFFVGAMMGMRPLEIVDAVESGIGGTLGFLAAVIGLGTILGKIMEVSGAAERIGITLQRCRWLSADVIMVLVGLICGITLFVEVGVVLLIPLAFSIAKKTHTSLLKLAIPLCTALMAVHCVVPPHPAALFVTNALGADVGTVIVYGLLVGLVASLAGGPLFLKLLGERLPFKAVPAEFSDLNVREEHTLPSLGATLFTVLLPIGLMLVKTVAGLYMAANDSTLFALLEFIGNPITAMFIAVFVAYYLLGIRQHMAMSAMLTHTENGFGAIANILLIIGAGGAFNAILKTSGLADTLAQMLSNLHMHPILLAWLVALVLHAAVGSATVAMMGATAIVAPMLPLYPNVSPAIITIAIGSGAIGCTIVTDSLFWLVKQYCGATLNETFKYYTTATFIASVLALGGTFLLSFII from the coding sequence ATGGGATCTCAGGTCTGGGTTGTGGCGACGCTGCTGACAAGCATTGTGTTGATTGTTTTAACCATCGTAAAACTGAAGTTTCACCCGTTCCTGGCGCTGCTGCTGGCGAGCTTTTTTGTCGGCGCGATGATGGGAATGCGCCCGCTGGAGATAGTGGATGCCGTTGAGAGCGGAATTGGCGGTACCCTGGGCTTTCTGGCGGCGGTGATTGGTCTTGGCACAATCCTCGGCAAGATAATGGAAGTCTCGGGTGCGGCAGAACGTATCGGCATCACGCTCCAGCGCTGCCGCTGGCTCTCGGCGGACGTGATTATGGTGCTGGTCGGCCTCATCTGCGGCATTACGCTGTTTGTGGAGGTGGGTGTGGTGCTGCTGATCCCACTCGCCTTCTCCATTGCCAAAAAAACCCACACCTCATTGCTCAAACTGGCCATTCCGCTGTGTACCGCCTTGATGGCGGTGCACTGCGTGGTGCCTCCACACCCGGCGGCGCTGTTTGTTACTAACGCGCTGGGCGCGGACGTGGGTACGGTTATTGTTTATGGTCTGCTGGTGGGTCTGGTGGCCTCGCTGGCAGGCGGTCCGCTGTTCCTGAAACTGCTCGGGGAGCGCCTGCCGTTTAAAGCGGTTCCGGCAGAATTTTCAGACCTTAACGTGCGTGAAGAACACACCCTACCCTCTCTCGGCGCAACGCTGTTTACCGTGCTGCTGCCCATTGGCCTGATGCTGGTGAAAACCGTCGCCGGACTGTATATGGCAGCCAATGACAGCACGCTCTTTGCGCTACTGGAGTTTATCGGCAACCCGATCACCGCGATGTTTATCGCTGTGTTTGTTGCCTATTACCTTCTGGGGATCCGCCAGCATATGGCCATGAGTGCGATGCTGACCCATACCGAGAACGGGTTTGGTGCCATCGCCAACATTTTATTGATTATCGGCGCGGGTGGGGCGTTTAACGCCATTCTGAAAACCAGCGGGCTGGCGGACACCCTGGCGCAGATGCTTTCGAACCTGCATATGCACCCCATCCTTCTCGCGTGGCTGGTGGCGCTGGTGCTGCATGCCGCCGTTGGCTCGGCGACCGTGGCGATGATGGGCGCCACGGCGATTGTGGCGCCGATGCTGCCGCTCTACCCGAACGTCAGCCCGGCGATCATCACCATTGCCATCGGTTCCGGCGCCATTGGCTGCACGATCGTCACCGACTCCCTTTTCTGGCTGGTAAAGCAGTATTGCGGCGCCACCCTGAATGAGACCTTCAAATATTATACGACGGCGACGTTTATCGCCTCGGTGCTTGCACTTGGCGGCACATTCCTGCTTTCTTTTATTATCTGA